The genomic window CCTCGTTGAACTTGGCGTCCACCAGCCGCTCGATCGCTTCCAGGGCTTCGGCCGCCTGCGGTCCGGAGACGTTCACCTCGATGGAGGTTCCCTGGGCCGCGGCCAGCATCATCAGGCCGATGATGCTCTTGCCGTTGACGACCTGACCTTCCTTCCCCACGGTGATCTCGGCATCGAACTGCGATGCCGTTTGCACCAACTGGGCGGCGGCACGCGCGTGCAATCCCAGCCGATTCTTGATCGCCAAAAGCTTGGAGAGCGTCGCCTCGTTGGCGGGGGCGTCCGGAGGGGTCATGGCTTCCGACTCGCGTGGCGTTGCAGACGGGCGGTACGGCGGATTTCACGGTCGACCATGGAGGCGAACTGCCGTGCGGCGTGCTGGCCGCGCGCCTTCAATGTCTGGTTGCGCGCGGCGATCTCGATCAACATCGCCAGGTTGCGGCCGGGCCGCACCGGCAGACGGATCAGCGGCACCGAGACATGGAGGATGGTGTAGCGCTCGTCTTCCAATCCGAGCCGATCGACGTCAGCGCTCCACTCGACCAGCTCCACCACCAGGTCGATCTGCTGCTCTTCAATCGTGACCAGGGTGCCGAACAGCTCGCGCACGTTGATGATCCCGAGGCCGTGGATTTCCATGTGGTGCTGGGTCAGATCCGGGGAGCGGCCTTTGAGGGCGAGCGGCGACACCTCGGAGACCTCGACGACGTCGTCCGCCACGAAGCGATGGCCGCGGGCGACCAGATCGAGGGCCGCTTCACTCTTGCCGATCCCACTCTTGCCGGTGATCAGCACACCCACGCCGTACACCTGGACCAGCACGCCATGGACCGTGACCCGCGCCGCCAGCTTATCCTCCAGCCAGCCGGCGACCGCTCGGATCAGCACCGCGCTCTTCAGCGACGTGCGCAACAGCGGCACGTGATACTTGTCGGCGGCGCGGCGCAGGACCGCCGGCACGGCGGCATCGTTGGTGACGATGAGGCAGGCGATGTCTTCGGCGCAAATCCGCTCCACCGCCCGGCGTGCCGCCAGCGGCGCCATGGTCTGCAGGTACGACAGTTCCGGCGTGCCGATCACCTGGACCCGTTTGGGGTGGATTTGCTTGACGTAGCCGGCCAGCGCCAGGCCCGGCTTCTGGATACGCGGCGCGGCGATCTTGCGATGAATACCGGCTTTGCCGCCCACCAGCTCCAGATTCCACTGCGCCCCCTCGTCGGCGAGGAGGGCGGCAACTTCAATGCCGG from Candidatus Binatia bacterium includes these protein-coding regions:
- a CDS encoding HPr family phosphocarrier protein; this encodes MTPPDAPANEATLSKLLAIKNRLGLHARAAAQLVQTASQFDAEITVGKEGQVVNGKSIIGLMMLAAAQGTSIEVNVSGPQAAEALEAIERLVDAKFNEE
- the hprK gene encoding HPr(Ser) kinase/phosphatase, which encodes MRNTDHEHEPGIEVAALLADEGAQWNLELVGGKAGIHRKIAAPRIQKPGLALAGYVKQIHPKRVQVIGTPELSYLQTMAPLAARRAVERICAEDIACLIVTNDAAVPAVLRRAADKYHVPLLRTSLKSAVLIRAVAGWLEDKLAARVTVHGVLVQVYGVGVLITGKSGIGKSEAALDLVARGHRFVADDVVEVSEVSPLALKGRSPDLTQHHMEIHGLGIINVRELFGTLVTIEEQQIDLVVELVEWSADVDRLGLEDERYTILHVSVPLIRLPVRPGRNLAMLIEIAARNQTLKARGQHAARQFASMVDREIRRTARLQRHASRKP